The genome window CCCCGCTCGGAGGACCGATCGACGACGTCATGAACGCCCTCGGCCTGCACTGGCTCGAGCCGATCTGGCTGGGCGACCCGCACACGGCGCTGATGTCGATCGCCGCCATCTACATCTGGATGTTCCTCGGCTACACGGCGACGATCTACCTCGCCAACTACCTGGCGATCGACCCGGCCCTGATCGAGGCCGCGAACCTGGACGGCGCCGCGGGCTGGCGCCGGTTCTGGAGCATCGACTGGCGGCTGCTCGCCCCGTCGTTCACGATCAACATCACGCTCAGCGTCATCGGGTCGCTGCGCGTGTTCGACCTGCCGTTCATCATGACGCAGGGCGCCCCCGAGGACGCGACCCAGACGCTGAGCCTCGTCATCTACAACAACAGCTTCGCGAACTATCAGTTCGCCTACGGCACGACGCTCGCCGTCCTGCTGCTCATCCTCACGATCGTCGTGGGGGTCACGCAGGCGACGCTGCTGCGCCGACGGGAGGCCGACCTCGCATGACCGCACTCATCAGCCAGGAGACCGAGGCCGCCCGCGACGGCGGCGTCACGCCCGCGGGTCCCGCGTCGCGCGCCCCGCGCTTCCGGTCCCGTCGCTTCCGCGCGCGAGCGTCGACGGTCATCGCCTCCGTCGTCCTGATCGCCTTCACGGCCGTCGTCCTCACGCCGATCTGGGTGCTCGTGATGGTGTCGCTGCACCACGGGAACACCTCCCCGTCGAACCCGTTCGCGCTCCCGGCGCCGATCGACTTCCAGAACTACATCAACGCGTTCCAGAACATGCACTACCTGCGCAGTGTCGGGAACACGCTCATCATCACCCTCGCGACCGCAGTCATCACGGTCTTCGCGGCCTCCCTGGCGGCCTGGGCGATCGTGCGGCACACGCGGCGCTGGACGCGCACGCTGTACCAGATCTTCGTCTCCGGCCTCACGATCCCGATCTTCGTGGTGCTCACGCCGCTGTACGAAGTGATGCAGAAGCTCCACCTGCTGGACAGCTACATCGGCATCGTGCTCGCGTACACGGCGACGATCATGCCGTTCGCCGTGTTCTTCTTCGCCGGCTTCCTGCGCACCGTGCCGCCGGAACTGGAGGAGGCCGCGGCCGTCGACGGCGCCGGGCTCATCCGCACCTACTGGAAGATCGTCTTCCCGCTGCTGCGCCCGGCGACGGCGACGCTCGCGATCTTCGTCATCCTGCAGGTCTGGAACGACCTCATCCTGCCGCTCGTGCTGCTGTCCTCCGACGACAAGCAGACCGTCACGCTCGCCGTCTACGCGACGATCGGGACGCACACGATGAGCCCGGAGCAGCTGCTGCCGACGCTCGTGCTCGGCGTGCTCCCGCTGTTCATCGTGTTCCTCGCGCTGCAGCGCTACGTCGTCGCGGGGATCGCCGTGGGAGCCGGGAAGTAGGGCGTCCGTCAGCCGATGACGCGCGCCCTCCCGGCGAAACCGCCGACGACCACCAGCAGCACCTGCAGCACGATGACCACCGCGAGCGCCGGCGTCCACGACCCGGTCGCGTCGTGGAGCGCGCCGACTGCGATCGGACCGGCGGCCGCGAAGCCGTAGCCGACGGTCTGGGCCATGCCGGAGAGCGCGGCTGCCTGCGAGTGATGGGTGGTGCGGAGGCCGAAGAACGACAGTGCGAGCACGATGCTCGCACCTCCCGCGACACCGGTCAGGCTCGTCCAGACGCCGGACAGCTGCGGGGCGATCAGGATGC of Leifsonia shinshuensis contains these proteins:
- a CDS encoding carbohydrate ABC transporter permease, translating into MQIRGRSAMVLIAPAALIFAVFVIYPLIRGVQLSFTDAIGPSGGNFVGLKNYLHALSDPTVLHALGNTIVYTIVVVIVQNGLALLVAFWLFKLERVRNFVRAGLLLPAMMAFVAVGYLWSYMYSPLGGPIDDVMNALGLHWLEPIWLGDPHTALMSIAAIYIWMFLGYTATIYLANYLAIDPALIEAANLDGAAGWRRFWSIDWRLLAPSFTINITLSVIGSLRVFDLPFIMTQGAPEDATQTLSLVIYNNSFANYQFAYGTTLAVLLLILTIVVGVTQATLLRRREADLA
- a CDS encoding carbohydrate ABC transporter permease: MTALISQETEAARDGGVTPAGPASRAPRFRSRRFRARASTVIASVVLIAFTAVVLTPIWVLVMVSLHHGNTSPSNPFALPAPIDFQNYINAFQNMHYLRSVGNTLIITLATAVITVFAASLAAWAIVRHTRRWTRTLYQIFVSGLTIPIFVVLTPLYEVMQKLHLLDSYIGIVLAYTATIMPFAVFFFAGFLRTVPPELEEAAAVDGAGLIRTYWKIVFPLLRPATATLAIFVILQVWNDLILPLVLLSSDDKQTVTLAVYATIGTHTMSPEQLLPTLVLGVLPLFIVFLALQRYVVAGIAVGAGK